A stretch of Methanosphaerula palustris E1-9c DNA encodes these proteins:
- a CDS encoding malate dehydrogenase, with amino-acid sequence MTRLCVMGVGKIGGEVAFLASVLGLVDELILHDTSVPLLEAQRLDLLHTGLDIEVSTDSRAAESADICLFAAGSPRNPLIKTRADLLSANLPVADAAIRTLSRFDGILITVTNPMDVNNYYLCNKSGIDRHRCIGFGGQLDSARFNLALSERCLSGEGWVFGEHGEHQVPVFGRISEGVLPEMREEILTELRGSSMEVINGKGGTVFGPAYHIIDLIRQILCDSRQTIPCSAVLDGEYGLDRCSLGVPVQIGKEGIRTIEEWPLDGWEQQKFDAAGAFVQGLCQNLDL; translated from the coding sequence ATGACAAGGCTCTGTGTGATGGGAGTCGGTAAGATCGGCGGCGAAGTGGCCTTTTTAGCATCAGTTCTCGGACTCGTCGACGAATTGATCCTGCATGACACCTCTGTTCCACTCCTTGAGGCGCAACGGTTGGACCTCCTCCACACAGGCCTTGATATCGAGGTCAGTACTGATTCGAGGGCCGCTGAGAGCGCAGACATCTGTCTTTTTGCTGCAGGTTCACCTCGGAATCCTTTGATAAAAACCCGGGCTGACCTTCTCTCTGCTAACCTTCCGGTGGCAGATGCGGCCATCCGGACGTTGAGCAGGTTTGATGGCATTCTGATCACGGTCACCAACCCGATGGATGTCAACAACTATTATCTCTGTAATAAGTCCGGAATCGATCGGCACCGGTGCATCGGGTTTGGCGGACAACTGGACAGTGCACGGTTCAATCTCGCGCTCTCCGAGCGGTGCCTATCTGGAGAGGGTTGGGTGTTTGGGGAGCATGGCGAACACCAGGTACCTGTCTTTGGCAGGATCAGTGAAGGTGTCCTGCCGGAGATGCGGGAGGAGATCCTGACAGAGTTGCGTGGATCGAGCATGGAGGTGATCAATGGGAAAGGAGGTACGGTCTTTGGGCCAGCCTATCATATCATAGATCTAATTCGCCAGATCCTGTGTGATAGCCGTCAGACCATCCCCTGCTCGGCAGTCCTTGACGGAGAGTACGGCCTCGATCGTTGCTCGCTTGGTGTGCCCGTTCAGATTGGAAAGGAGGGGATCAGGACGATCGAGGAGTGGCCCCTGGATGGTTGGGAGCAGCAGAAATTCGATGCAGCAGGGGCGTTTGTCCAGGGGCTCTGTCAAAATCTTGACCTCTGA